One Gardnerella vaginalis genomic window, GCAAGCATCGCACTGGTCGCCTCGAGCGCCATCCGCGCCGCAAAGTGGGCAAGTGCCCTCAATATAGCGATCTGGAAGAGTACGACCTGTAGAAGGCGAAATCGCAACCTTCTGAGTACCCTTGTAGATGTATCCGTTCTTTAAGCACTGACGGAACATCTCTTGAACAACGTGCTCATGATTTGCTGTAGTCGTGCGCGTAAACAAATCGTAGCTTAAGCCCAAATCGCACAAATCTTTAGTAATAACGCGATTATAACGGTTAGCAAGCTCCTGAGCACTAACGCCTTCTTTATCTGCTTCAACCAAAATCGGCGTGCCATGTTCGTCTGTACCAGAAACCATAAGCACGTCATTGCCCTTCATGCGCTCATAACGCGCATACACGTCTGAAGGAACACCAAATCCTGCAACGTGACCAATATGACGAGGGCCATTTGCGTAAGGCCATGCAACATTCACCAAAATATGACTCATAGCCAAATATTATCTTGTTCAGCGAGGACACCTTAATAAAAAACATATCCACATATGCACATTTTTTAATGTAAAAAGGCTTAAAAATCCACTTTTACACATTTCGCAAAAATCTTATGGACAACATAAATAAACGTATCTATTCTGTCTAAAACCATATGCATAAAAAAATTATTCCCAATCATTATGTCTGAAACAAGAAAGGAGGGATTATGAACAACGAAGTAGAAATTATTGCAAACAAAACTATTAACAATTCGGCTAATGATACAAGTAAATACACACGCAAAACAACCGATAAGCGAACAAATAAAAGAACAGATAAATCCACGATCAAGACAATCGCTAAAAATTTAAAAAAGACTTCAAGACACAATTCAAAAAACATTTCAAAAAGCACTTCAAAAAGCAGAAACTATGATGCGAGTAAATACAGTACAACTAAAGATATAGCTCAAGAAACAAAAATAATTCTTGAAAATTACGACAATAAAAATCAACACATTGACATTAGTAAAAATCTTCCGACCCTACTAGACACAACGCATCTGCCAGGACCATTGTGTATGAAGAAATTATCTAAATTCGGAGCTTTTGAACGATTGTCAATAAGAAGCGGATTTGCACATTCCACTGCAAAGACAATTGAAGGGCGTTGCAAAATACTCAAAAAGCTGATACCACGAGACTCTGCAGCCTGCATGTTTACAGCATCCTGGATTTGGCTTGGAGGAACAATTCCAAACATATTAGACGTTATATCCGGCAGTCATTATCGCGTAGTACCACATGACCATCCATTACGAGTATTCAGACGAAAATTGTTGAAGAGAGAACAAAAGGTGATTAAAGATTTGCGCATAACATCTCCTGCTCGAACAATCTGCGACATAGCATTAACACCATCGAAAAATATTTACGACGAGATACGCAAAAAAGACACAATTTTCAATCTGATTCAAGAATATGAAACAAGTTTTAAAGAATGCGAAAAAATCATAAATAGCAACCCACATTTTCCAGGAGCACAAAAAGCAAAAGATTGGTTAAGAAACGTTATAGAACAGGAAGATATTTTTTATGAATATTAATATTGAACACTTAAATCAAGTACAAGAAAATACAGAAGATTTCCATAAAACACGAACAAAAGATCCACCACCAAAACCGCCAATTATTCTCACAGAACAAGTAGCATGCTGCGAAAATACGAACAAAGAAATACTTTGGCACATAGCGAGAAACATTCCGCACTTACGAAAATGGGTTATAGCAAACCCAGCAGCTGACGCAAAAATACTGGAGTATATTTCACAAAAAGGGGGTCCAGATGTTAAGCATAGCTTAGACGTACTTTTAGAAAGCTACGATTACGCGAAACAGATTTCATGACTTGATATTTAAACAAGCAGCATAAACTTCTTTACGATTCGCAAAAGAACCGTCTGAAAGAGGATTTTGCGAAACAATACGCGTTATAGCATCTTTAATACGCAAACCTTCATTTTGCGAAAGATCGTAAGACATTTGCGCAAGCTGTTCAACGCTCAAATCAATGTTTTGCTGCTTGATTTCTTCATCGCTAGCTCCAGCAATCACAAGAACAATTTCTCCACGCGGAGGGTCAATCGCAACTCCTTCCTTAATCTGACTTACGCTACCTCGTCTTATTTCCTCAAAATCCTTTGTAAGCTCGCGACATAACGCCATTTTGCGATCTGCGCCAAAAACTGCAAAAATATCTTCCATTGCATCCGAAATGCGATGTGGAGCCTCATAAAAAACGATTGTTCGCCGCTCTGAAAGAAGCGAGCGCAAATGCTGCTGTCTGTCGCCCGATTTACGCGGTAAGAAACCCTCATAACAGAAGCGGTCTGTAGGCAAGCCAGAAAGCGCTAGAGCATCTAGCACAGCACTCGGCCCAGGCGCGCAAGTAACGGACAAATCGCGCTCTATTGCACGTCGAACAATTGCAAGACCTGGGTCGTTAATAGTAGGCATACCAGCATCAGAAACAACAAGAACGGTATTGCCTTGCTCAACCTTGTCTAGCAATCCATCTGCCTTGTTGTGCTCATTGTGATCGTGATATGCAATAACTTGCCCAGAAACATGCACGCCAAGGCGATTTGCAAGATCATAAAGTCTGCGCGTGTCTTCTGCTGCAACAATATCCGCGGTTTCTAGAAGATTAATCAAGCGCGATGAAGCATCTCCCATATTGCCAATCGGAGTGGCTGCAAGAACAACTTTTCCTAAATTATCTTCTTCATTACGCATCTTAAATCTCCTTATAAAACCTCTTAAGACTCTACACGAATTTATAAAATAACGCACTTAAAAAACAAGGTATTTGATTAGAATTATGCTTAAGTTTATGCTTAGCATAAATTGCACTCGCGCAAAACGAAAAGAGATACCATGAAGATTATAGAACGTAAAATTAAAGGCGTTGACGGTAGTAACGCACTTCTTACTGGATATGTTTTAGACGACAACTTAGATAGCGAAGGAGATCAAACACGCCCAGCAGTGCTGATTTTACCAGGCGGCGGATTCTTGCGAGTTTCTAATCGCGAAGCAGAACCTATTGCTATGAAGTTTGCTGCTGCTGGATTCCACGCATTTGTTTTACGCTACTCGCTTGTGCCTAGCGCACACCCGACTCAGCTTTTGGAAGCCGCACAAGCTATGCAATTGATTCGCGATAATGCAAAAGAATGGCATGTAGATGCGCAAAAAGTGGCGATTATTGGATTCTCTGCAGGAGGTCATGTAGCCGCAAATCTTGCGACTAGCGTTAGCGACGATGTTGAAGAAGCAAATGGATACAACGCAAACGGCGTTCGACCAAACGCTCTTATGCTTGCTTACCCAGTGATTTCCGCTGGCGAATACGCACATAAGCCAACTTTCGATCGTCTTTTTGGAGATGTAGATTCTA contains:
- the rsmI gene encoding 16S rRNA (cytidine(1402)-2'-O)-methyltransferase; translated protein: MRNEEDNLGKVVLAATPIGNMGDASSRLINLLETADIVAAEDTRRLYDLANRLGVHVSGQVIAYHDHNEHNKADGLLDKVEQGNTVLVVSDAGMPTINDPGLAIVRRAIERDLSVTCAPGPSAVLDALALSGLPTDRFCYEGFLPRKSGDRQQHLRSLLSERRTIVFYEAPHRISDAMEDIFAVFGADRKMALCRELTKDFEEIRRGSVSQIKEGVAIDPPRGEIVLVIAGASDEEIKQQNIDLSVEQLAQMSYDLSQNEGLRIKDAITRIVSQNPLSDGSFANRKEVYAACLNIKS
- a CDS encoding alpha/beta hydrolase, producing the protein MKIIERKIKGVDGSNALLTGYVLDDNLDSEGDQTRPAVLILPGGGFLRVSNREAEPIAMKFAAAGFHAFVLRYSLVPSAHPTQLLEAAQAMQLIRDNAKEWHVDAQKVAIIGFSAGGHVAANLATSVSDDVEEANGYNANGVRPNALMLAYPVISAGEYAHKPTFDRLFGDVDSSTRAQLVEQLSLENHVDSKTPPVFVWQTITDQTVPVQNSIMFINACVKAGVSVEAHLFPKGPHGLALAVKETAKRDENGAVIPEFVQPEVQQWIDLACDWLNRTFA